In one Lolium rigidum isolate FL_2022 chromosome 3, APGP_CSIRO_Lrig_0.1, whole genome shotgun sequence genomic region, the following are encoded:
- the LOC124697443 gene encoding pentatricopeptide repeat-containing protein At3g04750, mitochondrial-like yields MATAAATTAARPWDPTVSLRLDHPALVLLERCRGGARPFKAILAHMLRLRLAFETFPMSRLLHFATVAFPEHTREGLLLFDHFTPRPNLYIYNLALAALSPSQSRSAALYKSILASPATPDERTFLALLRSVECPSVGKQVHAHVLVNGLHSRVYLRNSLIKMYLDAGDAGTAEAMFRCAPVLDTVSCNIMLSGYAKGGFSVKALQLFRGMASRGIGVDQYAAVALLSCCGRLKNTLLGRSVHGAVLRRMGIADRGLILSNALLDMYAKCGEMNTAIRVFAEDWEKDDISWNTIISGFADAGMLDLARKFFSDAPCRDLISWNVLLAGYARCREFAAVVELFNAMIASCIRPDMVTALTLISAAIGKGEVNPGKSVHGWVVKEHGTQDAFLASALVDMYCKCGNVDLAYAVFEKALDKDVTLWTAMISGLAFHGHGAKALDLFWSMQKEGVAPNGVTLVAVLSACSHAGLLAEGCKIFDTMKQSFNVEPGIEHFGCMVDLLARSGRLSDAVGLARTMPMKPSRSIWGSILSASSACQNTEVAELASEELLCLEPAEEGGYVLLSNLYAAGGHWNYSDEVRETMERRGVRKAAGASGLAINDAV; encoded by the coding sequence ATggctaccgccgccgccaccaccgcggcGCGCCCCTGGGACCCAACCGTCTCGCTGCGTCTGGACCACCCGGCGCTGGTCCTCCTGGAGCGGTGCCGGGGCGGGGCGCGGCCGTTCAAGGCGATCCTCGCCCACATGCTCCGCCTGCGCCTCGCCTTCGAGACCTTCCCCATGAGCCGCCTCCTCCACTTCGCCACCGTCGCCTTCCCGGAGCACACGCGGGAGGGCCTGCTCCTCTTCGACCACTTCACGCCCCGCCCAAACCTCTACATCTACAACCTGGCGCTCGCGGCGCTCTCCCCCTCGCAGAGCCGCTCGGCCGCTCTCTACAAGTCCATCCTCGCGTCGCCGGCGACCCCCGACGAGCGGACATTCCTAGCGCTGCTCAGGTCCGTGGAGTGCCCGTCGGTCGGGAAGCAGGTACACGCGCACGTCCTCGTCAACGGCTTGCACTCGCGCGTGTACCTGCGGAACTCGCTCATCAAGATGTACCTGGACGCCGGCGACGCGGGGACGGCCGAGGCGATGTTCCGGTGTGCGCCCGTGCTGGACACGGTGTCCTGCAACATCATGCTGTCAGGGTACGCCAAGGGAGGGTTCAGTGTGAAGGCGCTGCAGCTTTTCCGTGGTATGGCGTCGAGGGGGATTGGTGTTGATCAGTACGCTGCTGTCGCTCTCCTCTCCTGCTGCGGACGTCTGAAGAACACGCTTCTTGGGAGGTCCGTTCACGGCGCGGTCCTGCGGAGGATGGGTATAGCAGACAGGGGATTGATTTTGAGCAATGCCCTTCTAGACATGTATGCAAAATGTGGTGAGATGAACACTGCCATCAGAGTCtttgctgaagattgggagaaggaTGACATTTCGTGGAACACCATAATCTCAGGGTTCGCTGATGCTGGCATGTTGGACCTTGCTAGGAAGTTTTTCTCTGATGCGCCTTGCAGGGATCTGATATCATGGAACGTTCTTCTAGCTGGGTATGCTCGATGCAGAGAATTCGCTGCGGTGGTGGAGCTATTTAATGCCATGATCGCCAGTTGTATAAGACCTGATATGGTTACTGCTCTTACTTTGATCTCTGCAGCTATAGGCAAAGGGGAAGTGAATCCAGGAAAGAGTGTCCATGGTTGGGTGGTTAAAGAACATGGTACTCAAGATGCTTTCCTGGCTTCTGCTCTCGTAGACATGTATTGCAAATGTGGAAATGTTGATTTAGCCTATGCTGTGTTTGAGAAGGCCTTGGATAAAGATGTTACCTTGTGGACAGCGATGATATCGGGCCTTGCATTCCACGGCCATGGAGCCAAAGCATTGGACTTGTTTTGGAGTATGCAAAAGGAGGGTGTAGCACCTAATGGCGTGACCTTGGTTGCTGTTCTGAGTGCATGTAGTCATGCTGGTCTGCTAGCTGAAGGGTGTAAGATTTTTGATACTATGAAACAAAGCTTCAACGTTGAACCAGGAATAGAACACTTTGGCTGTATGGTTGATCTCCTTGCACGATCAGGTAGGCTGTCTGATGCAGTAGGACTGGCTAGGACTATGCCAATGAAACCAAGTCGCTCTATATGGGGTTCCATTTTAAGTGCAAGTTCAGCTTGTCAGAATACCGAAGTTGCAGAGCTTGCTTCGGAAGAACTCCTTTGTCTTGAACCCGCAGAAGAGGGTGGGTATGTTTTGCTTTCTAACCTGTATGCTGCTGGTGGTCACTGGAACTACAGTGACGAAGTTAGAGAGACTATGGAAAGAAGAGGCGTGAGAAAAGCAGCAGGTGCTAGTGGTTTGGCTATTAATGATGCCGTGTAA